One segment of Meleagris gallopavo isolate NT-WF06-2002-E0010 breed Aviagen turkey brand Nicholas breeding stock chromosome 8, Turkey_5.1, whole genome shotgun sequence DNA contains the following:
- the SEC31B gene encoding LOW QUALITY PROTEIN: protein transport protein Sec31B (The sequence of the model RefSeq protein was modified relative to this genomic sequence to represent the inferred CDS: inserted 1 base in 1 codon) — translation MKLKEIERTAVEAWSPANNHPIYLATGTSAQQLDASFSTNATLEIFEVDFRDPSLDMKQKGTLPASNRFHKLIWGNFGNGSPESSGVIVGGGENGVLTMYSAHRILASKSDPVIGQTEKHSGPVRALDFNPFQSNLLASGANDSEIFIWDLNNFSVPMTPGTKSQPHEDISVVSWNRQVQHILSSAHPSGKAVVWDLRKNEPIIKVSDHSNRMHCSGMAWHPEVATQLVLSSEDDRLPVIQIWDLRFATSPLSQLEGHTRGILSVSWCQADPELLLSSAKDNRILCWNPSTGEVVYELPIRSQWCFDVQWCPRNPSVFSAATFDGWINIYSVMGGNLEAQQKTQADKISSSFNNLDPFGTGQTLPPLQVPEQVAQTTLIPPLKKPPKWIRRPVGVSFAFGGKLITFGLTKASGQQVQQTYPHQVFISQVTTETEFLLRSRELQMALQSGNLLDYCKGKIQTAKLKYEENLWKFLKVNLEQESRTKLLKLLGYSKEDLQKKITLCLSNGIPDKQPLLETDDTNAAQPDQLLINSSDVAAVPSSSAFFDNLIPQNMSMLEIPVTEDTDGLISQALLLGNFEGAVDLCMRAERFADAIILAIAGGENLLKETQKRYFAKRKTKLSLLVSSIVQQKWQDIVRTCDLQSWKEALAILLTYSKHEDYTQLCDMLGSRLELEGDAALSNDACLCYISSGNVERLVECWVKNHETSSPLALQDLIEKVMVLSRSIEMLRGTAEPAPGPVLAEQITQYASLLASQGCLAAAMNYLPNSSKELLIEQLRDRLFHAQGENVGDQPPPPFPYARVNVGVMKHTSPAAQKDTTPEGVAHRADRRHPEKPNYQSSFAPSAPAQPSVPSFFPPQPVSAMPAPHHIVPPQTSTSPQTSVYSRGLPYPQYNVGMVPATASGPALSQSPQPFSPVGARPVGPAPFPSQPPLSGQSMPMTSPGVLPSGPALLTPASIPSSQLLAACPLPVASQSPLGFXSAPFSSPMNVGYPQGGPGAPSTKPLPAASLPPPPIGFFPWLDPHVDHAAQESWTDPSAARGGLQKKKLPEKFAPLAPITAPVMSLPTEAQGIHPQLSRLQESGQSPPGAPKEGSLQYHQLPAERVEKKEVPPEHQGLKTTLEGLVQRCSAVATDPKTRRKLEDALQRLETLYDKLREQALSPAILMGLHEIARCIEARNYQQGLMVHTQVVSSSSFSEVSGFMPVLKVLMTIAGKLNV, via the exons ATGAAGCTAAAGGAAATTGAGCGAACTGCTGTAGAAGCGTGGAGTCCTGCAAACAACCACCCCATTTATCTAGCAACAG GAACATCTGCCCAGCAACTGGATGCATCCTTCAGTACAAATGCCACCttggaaatatttgaagttgACTTCAGGGATCCCTCTCTGGACATGAAGCAGAAAGGAACGCTTCCTGCCTCAAACAG gtTTCATAAGCTGATCTGGGGTAACTTTGGAAATGGGTCCCCAGAGTCCTCTGGAGTGATCGTCGGTGGAGGGGAAAATGGTGTACTGACAATGTACAGTGCACACCGGATCTTGGCTTCAAAGAGTGATCCTGTAATTGGGCAGACAGAGAAGCATTCAGGGCCTGTTCGAGCTCTTGACTTCAATCCCTTCCAG agcaaTCTTTTGGCTTCTGGAGCCAATGATTCTGAAATTTTCATCTGGGACTTGAATAACTTCAGTGTGCCTATGACTCCAGGGACTAAATCACAG CCTCATGAAGATATCAGTGTGGTGTCTTGGAATCGGCAGGTGCAGCATATTCTGTCCTCTGCTCACCCCAGTGGCAAGGCAGTGGTTTGGGACCTCAGGAAGAATGAACCTATCATCAAAGTCAGTGACCACAGTAACAGA ATGCATTGCTCAGGAATGGCCTGGCACCCAGAAGTTGCAACCCAGCTAGTTCTTTCCTCTGAGGACGACCGCTTGCCAGTGATCCAAATATGGGACTTACGTTTTGCTACCTCACCTTTGAGCCAGCTGGAAGGACATACTAG GGGAATTCTGTCTGTCTCCTGGTGCCAGGCTGACCCTGAATTGCTGTTGAGTAGCGCCAAAGACAACCGGATCTTGTGCTGGAACCCAAGTACAGGGGAG GTGGTTTATGAGTTGCCCATTCGTAGTCAGTGGTGCTTTGATGTCCAGTGGTGTCCTAGGAACCCTTCAGTCTTCTCTGCTGCCACTTTTGATGGATGGATTAACATTTACTCTGTTATGGGCGGGAACTTAGAAGCTCAGCAGAAGACACAGGCTGACAAG ATCTCTTCCTCCTTCAACAACCTGGATCCGTTTGGCACAGGACAGACCCTTCCTCCTTTGCAAGTGCCAGAGCAAGTAGCTCAAACCACCTTGATTCCACCATTAAAAAAGCCACCCAAGTGGATTCGCAGGCCTGTGGGTGTTTCGTTTGCA TTTGGAGGAAAACTGATTACCTTTGGTCTTACCAAAGCTTCTGGGCAGCAAGTACAGCAGACTTACCCCCACCAAGTTTTCATCAGTCAAGTCACTACTGAAACTGAGTTTCTGCTTCGGTCCAGAGAACTGCAGATGGCTCTGCAGTCAGGAAACCTCCTTGATTACTGCAAGGGCAAGATCCAGACAGCCAAGTTGAAGTACGAGGAGAACCTGTGGAAGTTCCTAAAG GTGAACCTGGAGCAGGAATCTAGGACTAAACTCCTCAAGCTGCTGGGCTACAGCAAAGAAGACCTGCAAAAAAAG aTCACTTTATGTTTGAGTAATGGAATCCCAGATAAACAGCCCCTTCTTGAGACAGATGATACAAACGCTGCACAACCAGATCAG CTTTTGATAAATTCCAGTGATGTAGCTGCTGTTCCCTCCTCTTCAGCCTTTTTTGACAACCTCATCCCACAGAATATGAGCATGTTGGAGATTCCTGTCACAGAAG ATACTGATGGACTGATCAGCCAAGCTCTTTTGTTGGGAAATTTTGAGGGAGCTGTGGATCTGTGCATGCGGGCAGAGCGATTTGCTGATGCCATCATCTTAGCTATAGCTGGTGGGGAGAACCTCCTAAAGGAGACCCAGAAGCGCTACTTTGCCAAGCGGAAGACAAAACTCTCCCTG CTAGTTTCCTCCATTGTGCAGCAGAAGTGGCAAGATATTGTTCGTACATGTGATCTACAGAGCTGGAAGGAGGCACTGGCCATCTTGTTAACATACTCAAAGCATGAGGACTACACTCAGCTCTGTG aCATGCTGGGTTCCCGCCTAGAGTTGGAGGGAGATGCAGCCCTGTCCAATGATGCCTGCCTTTGTTATATCTCATCAGGCAATGTGGAGAGGTTGGTGGAATGCTGGGTAAAAAACCATGAGACTTCATCACCCCTTGCCTTGCAG GATCTCATAGAGAAAGTAATGGTGCTGAGCAGGTCCATTGAGATGCTCCGAGGCACAGCAGAACCAGCGCCAGGCCCTGTCTTGGCAGAACAAATCACCCAGTATGCCAGTCTTCTGGCATCACAAGGATGCTTGGCAGCTGCAATGAATTACCTACCCAACAGCTCTAAAGAG CTCCTGATCGAACAGCTCCGAGATCGACTCTTCCACGCTCAAGGAGAGAATGTGGGAGATCAGCCACCACCACCTTTCCCCTACGCTCGTGTCAATGTAGGTGTCATGAAGCACACATCTCCAGCAGCCCAGAAGGACACCACCCCTGAAGGAGTGGCACACAGAGCAGATCGCAGACATCCAGAGAAG CCCAACTATCAGTCATCATTTGCCCCTTCAGCACCCGCTCAGCCTTCAGTGCCTTCCTTCTTCCCACCTCAGCCAGTGTCAGCAATGCCTGCACCTCACCATATTGTCCCTCCCCAGACCAGCACTAGTCCACAAACAAGTGTCTATTCCAGAGGACTGCCATACCCACAGTATAATGTGGGCATGGTTCCAGCAACAGCTTCAGGGCCAG CTCTGTCACAATCTCCTCAGCCATTCAGCCCAGTAGGAGCCAGACCTGTTGGTCCTGCTCCCTTCCCCAGCCAGCCGCCTCTGTCAGGACAGTCCATGCCCATGACATCTCCTGGTGTTCTACCATCTGGACCTGCTTTGCTCACTCCAGCCTCGATCCCATCATCTCAGCTTCTTGCAGCCTGTCCTCTCCCAGTGGCAAGCCAGTCTCCTCTAGGTT CATCAGCACCATTCAGCAGCCCCATGAACGTGGGTTACCCGCAGGGAGGTCCTGGAGCTCCATCTACTAaacctctgccagcagccagccttcctcctcctcccataG GTTTCTTCCCTTGGCTAGATCCCCACGTGGATCATGCAG CTCAAGAATCTTGGACTGATCCCTCTGCTGCAAGGGGAGgccttcagaagaaaaag CTGCCTGAGAAATTTGCTCCTCTAGCTCCCATCACAGCTCCAGTAATGAGCCTGCCCACTGAGGCCCAAGGGATCCATCCTCAGCTCTCTAGGTTGCAAGAATCTGGCCAGTCACCCCCAGGAGCACCCAAAGAAGGCAGCCTGCAG TATCACCAGCTACCTGCAGAGAGAGTTGAGAAGAAGGAGGTGCCCCCTGAACACCAGGGTCTGAAGACCACACTTGAAGGGTTGGTGCAACGCTGTTCTGCCGTTGCCACCGATCCA aaaactcGAAGGAAGCTAGAGGATGCATTGCAGCGGCTGGAGACCTTGTATGACAAACTCCGTGAGCAGGCG CTCTCTCCAGCTATCCTCATGGGTCTCCATGAAATTGCCCGCTGCATTGAAGCTAGGAATTACCAACAGGGTCTCATGGTTCACACCCAAgtggtgagcagcagcagtttcagTGAAGTGTCTGGTTTCATGCCTGTCCTGAAAGTCCTCATGACCATTGCTGGCAAGTTGAATGTGTAA